GCATTGAGGCCAGGGCGGCCGGCCGGTCTTCCAGGCCGAGGAGCTCGGAGAAGATGTCGAGGAAGGATGTCTCGGCGGGAATCGAACGCTCGGCGCCAAAGGCGGATTCGAGGAAGCCGGCTTCGTTGCGGGCCAGGGCGGCGGCGTCCGCCGCGCTGACGGCGGCTTCCTTGGATGCGTCTTTGGTCCCAACCGTCGCCGTTTCCAGGCTGTGCCTGACGATCTCGGCCACGTCCTCGGGCCGCAGGTCGATGCGGCCTTTGGCCAACTCGGCCGGATCGACGGGCCGGTCCCAGGATCGCCGTTCAACGGCGCCGATCTTGGCTTCTAGATAATCGTCGGAATCAAGATAGGAGATGTGCTCGAAATCGCGCTCCCAGAGCAGGGCGACGATATCGCCTTCCTCGGGCGGAAGGAGGACGACCTGCCGTAAGATTCCCAACAGATCCAGAAACTCCGGCTCGGTCAGCTCGCGCTTGAAGGACAGTGTGCGCAGGCCGTCCTTGAACATCAGGTAGGGCAGGCTCTTGAGCAGGTTTGTCTCCGCGTAGACCGTCTCGCCCGCGAATTGAAAAGAAGTCTCCTCGACCGTGAGCTCCAGCTCCCATTGAGTCTCGAGGATGGTTTGGAGCTTGGCCCAGGCGTCCACCCTGGCGGCGGCGATCGAGGCGTGCTCGGGGGGATAGATCTTGAGGCCGCCGGCGATGCCGGCCAGGGCGACGAGGAATTCCCTTACCTTGGTCAGCGTTTCGGGCGAAACGTCGCCGGGGGCTTTCCGGAAGGCCGGGGGAATCGCCGCCGCGGGTTTTTCGAGCATGCCGCCTATCTTGTGGGTTTCCGCTATTAAAATAAAGAATTATCGCCGAAAAGGCAAATCAGGACCGGGCCGCGAGCACGCCTTTTTCGTAGCCGTTGACGTCGGCGATCCAGCCTGGCCCCGCCGCCACTCCCTGGGCCTCGCAGTAGGCGTCCCAGACCGCTCCAAAC
This sequence is a window from Candidatus Aminicenantes bacterium. Protein-coding genes within it:
- a CDS encoding HEAT repeat domain-containing protein, giving the protein MLEKPAAAIPPAFRKAPGDVSPETLTKVREFLVALAGIAGGLKIYPPEHASIAAARVDAWAKLQTILETQWELELTVEETSFQFAGETVYAETNLLKSLPYLMFKDGLRTLSFKRELTEPEFLDLLGILRQVVLLPPEEGDIVALLWERDFEHISYLDSDDYLEAKIGAVERRSWDRPVDPAELAKGRIDLRPEDVAEIVRHSLETATVGTKDASKEAAVSAADAAALARNEAGFLESAFGAERSIPAETSFLDIFSELLGLEDRPAALASMLQFADKHHQELLQRDDFVHAGLLLARLDGLRSQCSEDSPIKVQDLERLSYRIKDAVSLAALKDDVLRGRVDDAAAFFAYLQRIGPRAVPLAAELFEEMEDGIFRSEAFVFLESVGRRSLDALAGLARDTMPFLSKGVVNLLGRTKDRKAVPYLARFKDSRIKAVRLEAVKALLEVGDDLALKIVKSFETDPDPEVREAARRGAEPGRVT